The proteins below are encoded in one region of uncultured Eubacteriales bacterium:
- a CDS encoding hypothetical protein (Evidence 5 : No homology to any previously reported sequences), producing the protein MVRQFTKPTVKDGPWPIGNVGPIKSCRTSFTRSVDSKDTLSMEGNLVRVKGVSRPIFPPPTEDNDYQAVTSNLYRATDEEVQKAIGYGQLPVMRKARQKEQVPDTSKGLGKQEIKRDIVNLEKFVRDELLLAIVEGTLCLYSAPCWTRLDERMAKMTVRSCLEVHNLADYLTERECAEIYRLLLIDKHIERKHPFRPHDGLLNLADGTLDVISDCFLPHDPEDGFFDFIDMGLAEVKDPPNQGENFERFMALANQWHPAVGIQILELIAFVIMGYSVKHFYALLGPTGTGKSQLGRFLRELVGKENVMNVQDIGDFGGRFTCGSLADKKLAMCLDLQDAPLPREAIGVIKQMVGDDAVKGERKYHDPFTFDNKPLLLFAGNYAIRIPNISRETALVDRMVIIPMMYRANADDEVFKLYEIFLQERGHIISRALDAFRSFAESGKCVTRVPVPLDFDIEEGSAGARAVQIFVETRCEYAEDSEISTKALAEAYNDYGDGAYLTEIEFARQLNSALRTSLPDVVPVKRVNGSERRGYRGLRLL; encoded by the coding sequence ATGGTGAGGCAATTTACAAAGCCGACAGTTAAGGACGGACCGTGGCCAATAGGAAATGTCGGGCCGATAAAGAGTTGTCGCACAAGTTTTACAAGGTCGGTGGACTCAAAAGATACCTTGTCGATGGAAGGAAATTTGGTGCGGGTGAAAGGGGTGTCCCGCCCAATTTTTCCTCCCCCTACAGAGGATAACGACTATCAGGCAGTCACATCGAACCTCTACCGCGCGACTGATGAGGAAGTGCAAAAGGCAATTGGATATGGGCAGCTACCAGTGATGCGCAAAGCTCGACAAAAGGAGCAAGTGCCAGACACCTCAAAGGGCTTGGGAAAACAGGAGATAAAGCGGGACATTGTCAACTTAGAAAAATTTGTAAGAGACGAGCTGCTGCTTGCAATTGTTGAGGGAACATTGTGCCTATACTCTGCACCCTGTTGGACGAGGCTGGACGAGCGAATGGCAAAGATGACCGTGCGCTCGTGCCTAGAAGTGCACAATCTTGCAGATTACTTGACCGAGCGAGAGTGTGCGGAAATCTATAGACTTCTCCTCATCGACAAACACATTGAACGGAAACATCCATTTCGGCCTCATGATGGACTTTTAAATCTTGCAGACGGAACCCTTGATGTGATATCCGACTGTTTTCTTCCACATGACCCGGAGGATGGATTTTTCGATTTTATTGACATGGGCTTGGCGGAAGTGAAAGACCCGCCTAATCAAGGAGAAAATTTTGAGCGGTTTATGGCGCTGGCAAATCAATGGCACCCTGCTGTGGGAATACAGATACTGGAATTAATTGCATTTGTAATCATGGGATATTCTGTAAAACATTTTTACGCGTTATTGGGACCCACAGGGACCGGGAAAAGCCAACTGGGCCGCTTTCTACGAGAGCTTGTCGGCAAGGAAAACGTGATGAACGTACAAGACATTGGAGATTTCGGAGGTCGTTTTACCTGCGGATCACTTGCTGACAAAAAATTGGCGATGTGCTTGGATCTCCAAGATGCCCCATTACCCCGCGAAGCGATTGGCGTTATAAAGCAGATGGTGGGCGATGACGCGGTTAAAGGCGAGAGGAAGTATCATGACCCATTCACATTTGACAATAAGCCCCTCCTGCTATTTGCCGGAAATTACGCCATTCGTATTCCTAATATTTCCCGAGAGACTGCACTTGTTGATCGCATGGTAATTATCCCTATGATGTACCGGGCAAATGCGGATGACGAAGTTTTTAAATTGTACGAGATTTTTCTGCAGGAGCGAGGACATATTATCTCCCGAGCACTGGATGCTTTTCGTAGCTTTGCGGAAAGTGGAAAATGCGTAACGCGAGTGCCGGTGCCTCTAGATTTTGATATAGAAGAGGGCAGCGCCGGAGCAAGAGCCGTGCAGATATTTGTGGAAACTCGGTGTGAATACGCAGAGGATTCAGAAATATCTACCAAAGCCTTAGCGGAGGCGTATAACGACTACGGTGACGGAGCGTATCTGACTGAGATTGAATTTGCACGTCAACTCAATTCTGCACTTCGAACATCTCTACCTGACGTGGTCCCTGTAAAGCGGGTAAATGGTTCAGAGCGACGTGGATACCGAGGCCTAAGACTACTATAG
- a CDS encoding hypothetical protein (Evidence 5 : No homology to any previously reported sequences), with protein sequence MSKQVKSLHRIIKEYHMKVGIECGKKELDMWSDRFTEFCAMMGIFKDNMQKENHRYEFIEEDATFIDRKIFACYTIAPILYIRCGKYDKVSWNYYRETERFVRSAMKMNGKDMEEISSQISMIRHKTRWIYRRDILLMKVKFSREIEHFYESVVGRRMLGVDDKLEIFKRMKKESLVPLEGFFKKWSEIVEDFSETRINEMAEVGTDEELELLNLSADINDEINFRIKEYKDLVKLRKQFLVLESENKRTDLPLRAKIGNKVIRKENQIREEIYKQHGITDEKKREIRKAESGFKNSAEVLDILLAQYEENNG encoded by the coding sequence GGAATAGAGTGCGGAAAAAAAGAGCTGGACATGTGGAGCGATAGATTTACCGAATTCTGTGCGATGATGGGTATTTTTAAAGATAACATGCAAAAGGAAAACCATCGATATGAATTTATAGAAGAAGATGCTACTTTCATAGATAGAAAAATATTTGCATGTTACACTATAGCACCAATTTTATACATTCGCTGCGGTAAATATGATAAGGTGAGTTGGAATTATTATAGGGAAACTGAACGCTTTGTTCGCTCTGCTATGAAGATGAACGGAAAAGATATGGAAGAAATATCAAGCCAGATAAGCATGATAAGGCACAAGACGAGATGGATTTATCGGCGCGATATTTTATTAATGAAGGTTAAATTTTCACGAGAAATAGAGCATTTTTATGAAAGTGTTGTAGGTAGAAGGATGTTGGGTGTTGATGATAAACTAGAGATTTTTAAGCGAATGAAAAAGGAGAGTTTAGTGCCGCTGGAAGGATTTTTTAAAAAATGGTCAGAGATTGTGGAGGATTTTAGTGAAACCCGCATAAACGAAATGGCAGAGGTTGGCACAGACGAGGAACTAGAGCTACTTAATCTATCCGCAGATATAAACGATGAAATAAACTTTCGAATAAAAGAGTATAAAGACCTTGTAAAGTTGAGAAAACAGTTTTTGGTGCTGGAAAGTGAAAATAAACGAACAGATCTTCCCCTGAGAGCAAAAATAGGAAATAAGGTTATAAGAAAAGAAAATCAAATTCGAGAAGAAATCTATAAACAGCATGGGATTACTGACGAGAAAAAAAGGGAAATAAGAAAGGCAGAATCCGGGTTTAAGAACAGCGCAGAAGTCCTGGATATACTTCTTGCACAGTACGAGGAAAATAATGGATAG
- a CDS encoding hypothetical protein (Evidence 5 : No homology to any previously reported sequences) yields the protein MKKSIFDDISALVDVGYRGCFGIFRDPETKLLTLATERRWFTILDIVANFTDGSRVFDLGPESWEDETLLVLDGREKTEATRRLYISTSAGVLSSDLETVRGHLTLVAGMSAESIKCLGLEAVFGTEDGSQAASVLWDASPQLIHHWMLKIAAAKTW from the coding sequence ATGAAGAAAAGTATTTTTGATGACATTTCCGCTCTCGTCGATGTAGGGTATCGTGGCTGCTTTGGCATCTTCCGAGATCCGGAAACCAAGTTGCTCACCCTAGCTACGGAGCGGCGCTGGTTCACAATTTTGGACATTGTGGCCAACTTTACGGACGGCTCGCGGGTGTTTGACTTGGGTCCAGAGTCATGGGAGGATGAAACGCTGCTCGTCCTCGACGGGCGTGAGAAGACCGAGGCTACGCGTAGGCTCTATATCTCCACATCCGCAGGGGTTCTAAGTTCAGATTTAGAGACCGTCCGTGGGCATCTCACCTTGGTTGCAGGCATGAGTGCCGAGAGCATAAAGTGTCTCGGCCTGGAGGCAGTATTTGGTACAGAAGATGGTTCGCAAGCCGCTTCTGTGCTATGGGATGCATCTCCACAGCTTATTCATCACTGGATGCTGAAGATTGCGGCGGCGAAGACATGGTGA
- a CDS encoding conserved hypothetical protein (Evidence 4 : Homologs of previously reported genes of unknown function), translating into MKKVENYKPHEAFPYFKSPQDMAKLCGIGENTLRTLMDRGELEFLPIGNRRLLYIEAILDYYHRHKVSTPKTC; encoded by the coding sequence ATGAAAAAAGTTGAAAATTATAAACCCCACGAAGCTTTCCCGTATTTTAAGTCACCCCAAGATATGGCCAAGCTCTGTGGCATCGGTGAAAACACCCTGCGTACCCTTATGGATCGTGGAGAGCTTGAATTTCTTCCAATTGGCAACCGTCGTCTCCTGTACATCGAAGCAATTCTTGACTACTATCATCGCCATAAAGTCTCTACCCCAAAAACTTGCTGA